In one Pseudomonas sp. SCA2728.1_7 genomic region, the following are encoded:
- a CDS encoding glycine zipper domain-containing protein: protein MKFSSILLLSLGLVSGLASAGGTTEAGVGGALGGVLGSVVGQSLGGNTGSTIGAALGGAGGSAVGADKRSRGEAAIGGALGAAGGNVVGRSMGGTTGSLIGSAAGGGAGGALGNYMGNKSDDDDRHYDRGRDRDRGYYRDRHPGRGHAYGHRKHHKHYRD from the coding sequence ATGAAGTTCTCCTCGATTCTCTTGTTGTCCCTTGGCCTGGTCAGTGGTTTGGCGTCTGCAGGCGGCACCACCGAAGCAGGTGTGGGCGGCGCATTGGGCGGGGTTCTTGGCTCGGTCGTCGGTCAGTCCTTAGGCGGCAATACAGGTTCCACCATTGGCGCAGCCTTGGGCGGCGCGGGTGGTAGTGCGGTCGGCGCCGACAAGCGCAGCCGTGGCGAAGCCGCCATCGGTGGTGCGCTGGGCGCAGCCGGCGGTAACGTAGTCGGCCGCAGCATGGGCGGCACCACCGGCAGCCTGATCGGCTCCGCAGCAGGTGGCGGCGCCGGTGGCGCGCTGGGCAACTATATGGGTAACAAAAGCGATGACGACGATCGTCATTACGACCGCGGTCGTGACCGTGACCGTGGTTATTACCGCGACCGTCACCCGGGCCGCGGCCACGCTTATGGCCACCGCAAACATCACAAGCACTATCGCGACTGA
- the lysM gene encoding peptidoglycan-binding protein LysM: MSLLSFVKEAGEKLIDLLTPGNANASEQLKEHISKVGLGNPNVQATVDGDKVTVTGEVASQEEKEKILLAVGNIAGVGSVDDQITVSGPVVTAAQFVVVKSGDTLSAISLRVYGDANKYQKIFDANKPMLKDVNKIYPGQTLRIPE, translated from the coding sequence ATGAGTCTTTTGAGCTTTGTGAAAGAAGCCGGTGAGAAGCTGATCGATCTGCTAACCCCGGGCAACGCCAATGCCAGTGAGCAGTTGAAGGAACACATCAGCAAGGTCGGTCTGGGCAATCCGAATGTTCAGGCGACGGTGGATGGCGACAAAGTGACCGTCACCGGTGAGGTTGCGAGTCAGGAAGAGAAAGAGAAGATTCTGCTGGCGGTGGGCAATATTGCCGGGGTTGGCAGCGTGGATGATCAGATCACCGTGAGCGGGCCAGTTGTCACTGCCGCACAATTTGTCGTGGTCAAGTCGGGTGACACCCTTAGCGCGATTTCTCTGCGTGTGTATGGGGATGCCAACAAGTATCAGAAAATTTTCGATGCCAACAAACCGATGCTCAAGGATGTGAACAAAATCTATCCGGGGCAGACACTGCGTATTCCTGAGTAA
- a CDS encoding LysR family transcriptional regulator, protein MDIKQLKFLIALDETRHFGQAAARCHITQPTLSMRLRSLEEELDLPLVNRGQRFEGFTAPGERVLAWARSVMAAYDGLHAEAAACRGNLIGTLRLGVVPLSSFDPLPLMQRLHSAHPNLRFEMSALSSEQILEHLANNRIDLGVSYLDRLDNERFESLAFSETRMGLLYDQRTFTFGDAPLSWESLIELPLGMLTSGMHFRQSIDHNFHSRGLTPQPLLQTDAVHQLLQAVHGGFCCAIMPLDGGLEKLTDHLRLQPIENAQTLAPLGLIMRRGAPRSALAEACFALYRESPTAS, encoded by the coding sequence ATGGACATCAAGCAGCTGAAATTCCTCATCGCCCTCGACGAAACCCGCCACTTCGGCCAGGCCGCCGCGCGTTGTCATATCACCCAGCCTACCCTGTCGATGCGCCTGCGCAGCCTTGAAGAAGAGCTCGACCTGCCACTGGTCAACCGGGGCCAGCGTTTCGAAGGCTTCACCGCGCCGGGCGAGCGGGTGCTGGCGTGGGCACGTTCGGTGATGGCGGCCTATGACGGCTTGCACGCCGAAGCGGCAGCGTGTCGCGGCAACCTGATCGGCACGCTGCGACTCGGCGTGGTGCCACTGTCGAGTTTCGATCCGCTGCCGTTGATGCAACGCCTGCACAGCGCCCACCCGAATCTGCGTTTTGAAATGTCGGCGCTGAGTTCCGAGCAAATTCTTGAGCATTTGGCGAACAACCGCATCGATCTCGGCGTGTCTTATCTTGATCGACTGGATAACGAGCGCTTCGAATCCCTGGCCTTCAGTGAAACGCGCATGGGCCTGCTCTACGATCAGCGCACCTTTACCTTCGGCGATGCTCCGTTGAGTTGGGAGTCACTGATCGAGCTGCCGCTGGGCATGCTCACCAGCGGCATGCATTTTCGTCAGTCCATCGACCACAACTTCCACAGCCGTGGTCTGACCCCGCAACCCTTGCTGCAAACCGACGCCGTGCATCAATTGTTACAAGCCGTGCACGGTGGGTTCTGCTGCGCGATCATGCCGCTCGACGGTGGTCTGGAAAAACTCACCGACCACCTGCGCCTGCAACCCATCGAAAACGCTCAAACCCTCGCCCCGCTGGGCCTGATCATGCGTCGCGGAGCGCCACGCTCGGCGCTGGCGGAGGCCTGTTTCGCGCTGTATCGAGAATCACCAACAGCCTCTTGA
- the fdhD gene encoding formate dehydrogenase accessory sulfurtransferase FdhD: MNAKRPACAAPAIETPAPAASQTYSYSDLPREESASTALAEEVALAIAYNGISQAVMLVTPTDLEDFIVGFSLGSGIIEDATDIYDLQLTGAGSAQYAQVTIANRAFWNLKQQRRQMAGTSGCGLCGVEAVEQALPDLKVLAGAALPPIEWLDGLRQRIGAFQPLGQHCGAVHAAVFMNASGELLLGREDIGRHNALDKLIGGLIRQKISTEGGLAIVTSRCSLELIQKVLRAGIQTLVSLSAPTGLAVQWARRHNLNLIHLPQKSAPRVYSPAMENQA; encoded by the coding sequence ATGAACGCCAAGCGCCCAGCCTGCGCGGCGCCTGCAATTGAAACGCCCGCGCCTGCCGCCAGCCAGACCTACAGTTACAGCGATTTGCCCCGCGAGGAATCGGCCAGCACTGCGCTCGCCGAGGAAGTCGCGTTGGCGATCGCCTACAACGGCATCAGTCAGGCGGTGATGCTGGTGACACCGACCGACCTTGAAGACTTCATCGTCGGCTTCAGCCTCGGCAGCGGCATCATCGAGGACGCGACCGACATCTATGACTTGCAACTGACCGGCGCTGGATCTGCGCAATACGCGCAAGTGACCATCGCCAACCGTGCGTTCTGGAACCTCAAGCAACAGCGTCGGCAAATGGCTGGCACCAGCGGTTGCGGGTTGTGCGGTGTGGAAGCGGTGGAGCAAGCGCTGCCAGATCTCAAAGTCCTGGCCGGCGCAGCGTTACCACCGATCGAATGGCTCGACGGTTTGCGCCAGCGCATCGGTGCGTTCCAACCGCTCGGTCAACATTGCGGCGCGGTGCACGCGGCAGTGTTCATGAATGCCAGCGGCGAATTGCTGCTCGGCCGCGAAGACATCGGCCGGCACAACGCCCTCGACAAGCTGATCGGCGGACTGATCCGGCAAAAGATATCCACAGAAGGCGGCCTGGCGATTGTCACCAGCCGTTGCAGCCTCGAATTGATCCAGAAAGTCTTGCGCGCCGGCATCCAGACTTTAGTCAGCCTGTCCGCGCCCACGGGCCTTGCCGTGCAATGGGCCCGTCGACACAACCTCAATCTCATCCACCTGCCGCAGAAAAGTGCGCCGCGGGTGTATAGCCCCGCGATGGAGAATCAAGCGTGA
- a CDS encoding thioesterase family protein, which produces MSTPQRTDYPHFQPITTRWHDNDAYGHVNNVTYYSFFDTAVNTYLIQVGGLDIHDGEVVGFVVSSACDYFASIAFPDLIEIGLRVGKLGNSSVQYELAVFKVGESEACAAGRFVHVFVDRASNQPVPIPAELRQALEYLVV; this is translated from the coding sequence ATGTCCACCCCTCAGCGCACCGACTACCCCCACTTCCAGCCCATCACCACGCGCTGGCACGACAACGACGCCTACGGTCACGTCAACAATGTCACCTACTACAGCTTCTTCGACACGGCGGTGAACACCTACCTGATTCAGGTCGGTGGTCTGGATATCCATGACGGTGAGGTGGTGGGGTTTGTGGTCAGTTCGGCGTGTGATTACTTTGCCTCGATCGCCTTTCCGGATCTGATCGAGATCGGTCTGCGGGTCGGCAAGCTGGGCAACAGTTCGGTGCAGTACGAATTGGCGGTGTTCAAGGTCGGTGAAAGCGAGGCGTGTGCGGCCGGGCGCTTCGTTCACGTATTCGTCGATCGGGCGAGTAATCAGCCGGTGCCGATTCCTGCCGAACTGCGCCAGGCACTGGAATACCTGGTGGTGTAA
- a CDS encoding ATP-dependent DNA helicase RecQ, whose amino-acid sequence MHNTLEQVFGFPQFRPGQEAAISAVLSGRSAAAIFPTGSGKSICYQLPALLLPHLTLVVSPLLALMQDQLAFLQRHGISAGSIDSAQSRDDANDVMARARSGELKILMISVERLKNERFRNFLQQVPISLLVVDEAHCISEWGHNFRPDYLKLPDYQRQFNIPQTLLLTATATPKVIADMQAKFSIAADDVVTTGFYRPNLNLLVEPVRGQDKRRRLVEWMAERPGQPSIVYVTLQKTAEHIAEHLERNGIQAEAYHAGLAHDKREAIQKRFMAGQSNCIVATIAFGMGIDKSDIRNVVHFDLPKSIENYSQEIGRAGRDGQPSDCLVLANRDSLNVLENFVYGDTPERDGIRYVLDELKASVPEGQWEFLLGPLADQSNIRALPLKTLLVQLELRGLIAPRYAYYAEYRFKYLLEPEALLERFDGERRDFVGAIIQTSPRARTWATVNFEAMYSQYSAERNRVVKALDYFQEKGWVELESKQMTEVYSLLNSDFDSDALSAELHDYFTRHEQAEVARIHAMLEVFATERCLGYRLAEYFGDRNAPERCGHCSVCHGQVARLPAPPELPALVDKNFATLCGDFIHRHEQHTGVIPSAERVTRFLCGISVPLFTKLKARAIPGFAALEEYPYAEVRRWADDHLLG is encoded by the coding sequence ATGCACAACACCCTGGAACAGGTTTTTGGTTTTCCACAGTTTCGACCCGGGCAAGAAGCCGCGATCAGTGCGGTGCTGTCCGGGCGTTCGGCGGCGGCGATTTTTCCTACCGGTTCCGGCAAGTCGATTTGCTATCAATTGCCGGCGCTGCTGCTGCCGCACCTGACGTTGGTGGTCTCACCGTTACTGGCGTTGATGCAGGATCAACTGGCCTTCTTGCAGCGTCATGGCATATCCGCAGGCAGTATCGATTCGGCGCAGAGTCGCGATGATGCCAATGACGTGATGGCCCGCGCCCGTTCGGGTGAATTGAAGATTTTGATGATCTCGGTGGAGCGCTTGAAGAACGAGCGTTTCCGCAACTTTCTGCAGCAGGTGCCGATCTCGCTGCTGGTGGTGGACGAGGCGCATTGCATCTCGGAATGGGGCCACAACTTCCGCCCCGACTACCTGAAGTTGCCGGACTATCAGCGCCAGTTCAACATCCCGCAAACCTTGCTGCTGACCGCTACGGCAACACCGAAGGTCATCGCTGACATGCAGGCCAAATTTTCTATTGCTGCCGACGATGTGGTGACTACCGGTTTCTACCGGCCTAACCTCAATCTGTTAGTCGAACCGGTGCGCGGCCAGGACAAGCGCCGGCGTCTGGTGGAGTGGATGGCCGAGCGGCCGGGGCAACCGAGCATCGTCTACGTGACCTTGCAAAAGACCGCTGAGCACATCGCTGAACACCTTGAGCGCAACGGCATTCAGGCAGAGGCGTATCACGCGGGTTTAGCCCACGACAAACGCGAAGCGATCCAGAAACGCTTCATGGCCGGGCAATCCAATTGCATCGTCGCGACCATCGCGTTCGGCATGGGCATCGACAAGAGTGACATCCGCAATGTCGTGCACTTCGACCTGCCCAAATCCATCGAAAACTACAGTCAGGAAATCGGCCGCGCCGGCCGTGACGGGCAGCCGTCGGACTGCCTGGTATTGGCCAATCGCGACAGCCTCAATGTGCTGGAAAACTTTGTATACGGTGATACGCCGGAGCGTGATGGCATTCGCTATGTACTCGACGAACTGAAGGCCTCGGTGCCGGAAGGGCAGTGGGAGTTTCTGCTCGGGCCGCTGGCGGATCAGAGCAATATTCGCGCATTGCCGCTGAAGACCTTGCTGGTACAACTGGAACTGCGCGGCTTGATCGCGCCGCGCTACGCCTATTACGCCGAATACCGTTTCAAATACCTGCTGGAACCCGAAGCGCTGCTCGAGCGCTTCGACGGTGAGCGCAGGGATTTTGTCGGCGCGATCATTCAGACCTCGCCTCGTGCGCGCACCTGGGCCACGGTGAATTTCGAGGCGATGTATTCGCAATATTCCGCCGAACGCAATCGAGTGGTGAAGGCGCTGGATTACTTTCAGGAAAAGGGCTGGGTCGAGCTGGAAAGCAAGCAGATGACCGAGGTCTACAGCCTGCTGAATAGTGACTTTGACAGTGATGCCCTGAGCGCTGAGCTGCATGACTATTTCACCCGGCATGAGCAGGCCGAAGTGGCGCGCATCCACGCGATGCTTGAGGTTTTTGCCACCGAGCGTTGTCTGGGTTATCGCCTGGCCGAGTATTTCGGGGATCGCAATGCGCCTGAGCGGTGTGGGCATTGCTCGGTGTGTCATGGCCAGGTTGCACGGTTGCCGGCACCACCGGAGTTGCCAGCGCTTGTGGATAAAAACTTCGCGACGCTGTGTGGTGATTTTATCCACAGGCATGAGCAGCACACCGGGGTGATTCCGTCGGCGGAGCGGGTGACGCGGTTCCTGTGCGGGATCAGCGTGCCGTTGTTCACCAAGCTCAAGGCGCGCGCTATTCCCGGGTTTGCTGCGTTGGAGGAATATCCCTACGCCGAAGTCCGCAGATGGGCTGATGATCATTTGCTCGGTTGA
- a CDS encoding YhfG family protein, whose protein sequence is MSELTFQQKQAYYDKVRRSNYLASLRLEGFDTSRADAEKPLPSRESVIEKYRQTAR, encoded by the coding sequence ATGAGCGAATTGACGTTCCAGCAGAAGCAGGCTTATTACGACAAAGTACGCCGGTCAAACTATCTGGCGAGCTTACGTCTGGAAGGTTTCGATACCAGCCGTGCCGATGCCGAGAAACCGCTTCCATCAAGGGAATCGGTCATTGAAAAATATCGTCAGACTGCACGTTAA
- a CDS encoding Fic family protein → MTDKYGVGQDPYCYPHSDVLRNLLDIHSEEELQKAERELSEIAISRFRLLPPPYDLSVLQHAHKTLFCDVYDWAGQLRTVNIKKGQTFFCTAERILPEAQKIFSVMERSAWFAGMGKPELVVNIAEAYGDLNVIHPFREGNGRAQRLLFEQIIINAGFPVDWWLVKDDAWVPANIDAVSCDYRGLVAIFERCIGEKLAL, encoded by the coding sequence ATGACGGACAAATATGGGGTCGGACAAGACCCCTATTGCTACCCTCATAGTGATGTTCTGCGTAACTTGCTCGACATCCACTCTGAAGAAGAACTGCAAAAAGCAGAGCGAGAGCTCTCGGAAATCGCGATCAGTCGATTTCGTCTTCTCCCCCCTCCTTATGATTTAAGTGTCCTGCAGCACGCCCATAAAACTCTTTTTTGCGATGTTTACGATTGGGCCGGGCAGTTGCGTACCGTTAACATCAAAAAGGGACAAACATTTTTCTGCACTGCAGAGCGAATTCTTCCAGAAGCGCAAAAAATCTTTAGCGTGATGGAGCGCTCGGCGTGGTTCGCGGGAATGGGCAAACCAGAACTTGTGGTGAACATCGCTGAGGCTTATGGCGATTTGAATGTCATCCATCCTTTTCGCGAAGGTAATGGCCGAGCGCAACGCCTATTATTTGAACAAATCATTATTAACGCAGGCTTCCCAGTCGATTGGTGGCTGGTTAAAGATGACGCTTGGGTCCCAGCAAACATTGATGCTGTGTCATGTGATTATCGGGGGCTAGTGGCGATCTTTGAGCGCTGCATTGGCGAAAAGCTGGCTCTTTAA
- a CDS encoding 3-hydroxyacyl-CoA dehydrogenase, with translation MSQTSFDIQQAAVIGAGTMGRGIVMCLANAGVSVQWVDNNPQMLEQALASVAETYAHNVRQGRIDQAEADARIARVSAAADYAAIRNVDLVIEAVYENLELKQKIFRELDGLLKPEALLASNTSALDIDAIAAATRRPEQVLGLHFFSPAHIMKLLEIVRGAQTSAAVLEAALALGKRMGKVSVVSGNCHGFIGNRMLHPYVLEARKMLLEGAYPQQVDAALQGFGFAMGPFRMYDVVGIDLEWRARELAGKGQDAPEVQVDNRLCELGRFGQKSGNGYYHYEPGSRQAEHDPEVDALVLQVSEGLGFQRREIGPEEILERSLLALVNEGAKILQEGIAESAHDIDLVYLNGYGFPADKGGPMAWADQQGLADIHQRLLALETRQGDQWKPARLIGELVAQDKGFAQV, from the coding sequence ATGAGCCAGACATCCTTCGATATTCAGCAGGCTGCGGTGATCGGCGCGGGCACCATGGGTCGGGGCATTGTCATGTGCCTGGCCAATGCCGGGGTGAGCGTGCAGTGGGTGGATAACAATCCACAGATGCTTGAACAGGCACTCGCCAGCGTGGCCGAGACTTATGCACATAACGTGCGCCAAGGCCGGATTGATCAGGCCGAGGCGGATGCGCGTATCGCACGGGTCAGTGCGGCGGCGGATTACGCGGCGATTCGCAATGTCGATCTGGTGATCGAGGCGGTGTACGAAAATCTTGAGCTGAAGCAGAAGATCTTTCGTGAACTCGATGGCTTGCTCAAGCCTGAGGCATTGTTGGCGAGTAATACCTCGGCGCTGGACATCGATGCGATTGCTGCCGCGACAAGGCGTCCGGAGCAAGTGTTGGGGCTGCATTTCTTCAGCCCGGCGCACATCATGAAACTGCTGGAAATCGTGCGCGGTGCGCAGACTTCGGCGGCGGTGCTGGAAGCGGCGCTGGCTCTGGGCAAGCGCATGGGCAAGGTCAGTGTGGTGTCGGGCAACTGTCACGGTTTTATCGGCAACCGCATGCTGCATCCGTATGTGCTGGAGGCGCGCAAGATGTTGCTGGAAGGCGCTTATCCACAGCAGGTCGATGCGGCGCTGCAAGGTTTCGGTTTTGCCATGGGGCCGTTTCGCATGTATGACGTGGTCGGCATCGATCTGGAATGGCGTGCGCGCGAATTGGCCGGCAAGGGTCAGGATGCGCCAGAGGTGCAGGTGGACAACCGCTTGTGCGAGCTGGGCCGGTTCGGGCAGAAGTCCGGCAATGGCTATTACCATTACGAGCCGGGCAGTCGTCAGGCTGAGCACGATCCTGAGGTTGATGCGCTGGTCCTGCAGGTCAGCGAAGGGCTGGGCTTCCAGCGCCGCGAGATCGGTCCGGAGGAGATTCTGGAGCGCAGTTTGCTGGCGTTGGTCAATGAAGGCGCGAAGATTTTGCAGGAAGGCATTGCCGAGTCTGCGCATGACATTGATCTGGTGTATCTGAACGGCTACGGCTTCCCGGCGGACAAGGGCGGGCCGATGGCCTGGGCGGATCAGCAAGGGCTGGCGGATATTCATCAGCGCTTGCTGGCGCTGGAAACGCGGCAGGGTGATCAGTGGAAACCGGCGCGGTTGATTGGTGAGTTGGTGGCGCAGGATAAGGGGTTTGCTCAAGTGTAA
- a CDS encoding polysaccharide deacetylase: protein MHWLRMAAILLLGLGTCRLAMASDVGNAWVLDRLDRTDWPEALISQASVDTASRGEVLMFAKALLASEALDEEGLEQRLGVPHVQLKSIRHVRDGLWEGLLSTYRNASQNCDEQLFCPRVRSVADLRQLAAAFTGDISPAHALWASKSQGVHEQMLNEQLRVAVLRP, encoded by the coding sequence ATGCACTGGCTACGAATGGCCGCAATTTTATTGCTCGGGCTGGGCACTTGCCGTTTGGCCATGGCCTCGGACGTTGGCAATGCGTGGGTGCTGGATCGCCTCGATCGCACCGATTGGCCGGAGGCACTCATCAGCCAGGCGAGCGTGGACACGGCGTCGCGTGGTGAAGTGTTGATGTTCGCCAAAGCGCTGTTGGCCAGCGAAGCGCTGGATGAAGAGGGGCTTGAGCAGCGACTCGGTGTGCCCCACGTGCAGCTGAAGTCGATTCGCCACGTGCGCGACGGCCTCTGGGAGGGATTGCTGAGCACCTATCGCAACGCCAGTCAGAACTGTGATGAGCAACTGTTCTGTCCGCGTGTGCGCAGCGTCGCTGATCTGCGTCAGTTGGCGGCGGCATTCACCGGCGACATCAGCCCGGCCCATGCGTTGTGGGCGAGCAAGAGTCAGGGCGTGCATGAGCAGATGCTGAATGAGCAGTTGCGGGTGGCGGTGTTGCGCCCCTGA
- a CDS encoding FdhF/YdeP family oxidoreductase: MSQHHQADQKPVPRYKPYKGAAGGWGALISVAQAWLTSDNALKNLRMMLKTNQNGGFDCPGCAWGDSPESGMVKFCENGAKAVNWEATKRRVDAKFFAKHSVTSLLEQSDYWLEYQGRLTEPMVYDAETDRYKPISWDDAYTLIAKHLQSLPSPDLAEFYTSGRASNEAAYLYQLFVRAYGTNNFPDCSNMCHEASGVALAQSVGVGKGTVTFDDFEHADAIFVWGQNPGTNHPRMLEPLREAVKRGAQVVCINPLKERGLERFQHPQHPIEMLTNGDKPTNTAYFRPALGGDMALLRGMAKFLLQWERDAQKAGEPAVFDHDFLNAHSANVLEYLGVVDDTPWEQIVEQSGLTLVEIEQAARMYAKGKNVIMCWAMGITQHRHSVPTIQEIANLMLLRGNIGKPGAGLCPVRGHSNVQGDRTMGINERPPVAFLDSLERRFQFKVPRHNGHNVVEAIHAMAEGRAKVFIGLGGNFAQATPDSPRTFEALSNCDLTVQISTKLNRSHLAHGKDALILPCLGRTDIDIQTEGPQAVTVEDSFSMVHASNGQLQPLSNQMRSEPSIIAGIAAATLGSKPVDWNWLVADYGRIRELIADTIPNFKEFNEKIKNPGGFYLGNSAGARKWNTPSGRANFRANMLPKDLVHERTRATGQLPDLILQSMRSHDQYNTTIYGLDDRYRGVKGQRDVLFANEADIIRLGFRPGQKADIVSLWDDGRERRVKGFTLLAFDIPAGQAAAYYPEVNPLVPLESTGDGSHTPTSKFIAIRLEAASETGLIMAKSA, from the coding sequence GTGAGCCAACATCATCAAGCCGACCAGAAACCTGTCCCGCGCTACAAGCCTTACAAAGGTGCCGCCGGCGGCTGGGGTGCCCTGATCAGTGTGGCTCAGGCATGGTTGACCAGCGATAACGCGCTGAAAAACCTGCGCATGATGCTCAAGACCAACCAGAACGGCGGCTTCGACTGTCCGGGTTGCGCGTGGGGCGATTCGCCGGAAAGCGGCATGGTCAAGTTCTGCGAGAACGGCGCAAAAGCGGTGAACTGGGAAGCCACCAAGCGCCGCGTAGACGCCAAGTTCTTCGCCAAGCACAGCGTCACTTCGTTGCTGGAGCAGAGCGACTACTGGCTGGAGTATCAGGGTCGCCTGACTGAGCCGATGGTGTATGACGCCGAAACCGATCGCTACAAACCGATCAGTTGGGACGACGCCTACACGCTGATCGCCAAACACCTGCAAAGCCTGCCGAGCCCGGATCTGGCCGAGTTCTACACCTCGGGTCGCGCCAGCAACGAGGCGGCGTACCTGTATCAACTGTTCGTGCGCGCTTACGGCACCAACAACTTCCCTGATTGCTCGAACATGTGCCACGAGGCCAGCGGTGTGGCGTTGGCGCAAAGCGTTGGCGTCGGTAAAGGCACCGTGACCTTCGACGATTTCGAACACGCCGACGCGATTTTCGTCTGGGGCCAGAACCCGGGTACCAACCACCCACGCATGCTCGAACCCCTGCGTGAAGCGGTGAAGCGCGGTGCGCAAGTGGTGTGCATCAACCCGTTGAAAGAACGCGGTCTGGAACGTTTCCAGCACCCGCAACACCCGATCGAAATGCTCACCAACGGTGACAAGCCGACCAACACCGCCTATTTCCGCCCGGCCCTCGGTGGCGATATGGCGCTGCTGCGCGGCATGGCCAAGTTCCTCCTGCAGTGGGAGCGCGACGCGCAGAAGGCTGGCGAACCCGCCGTGTTCGATCACGACTTCCTCAATGCCCACAGCGCCAACGTGCTGGAGTATCTCGGCGTGGTCGATGACACACCGTGGGAACAGATCGTCGAGCAATCCGGCCTGACTCTTGTCGAGATCGAGCAAGCCGCGCGCATGTACGCCAAAGGCAAGAACGTGATCATGTGCTGGGCGATGGGCATCACCCAGCATCGCCACTCGGTGCCGACCATTCAGGAAATCGCCAACCTGATGCTGCTGCGCGGCAACATCGGCAAACCGGGCGCAGGCCTGTGCCCGGTGCGCGGCCACAGTAACGTGCAGGGCGACCGCACGATGGGCATCAACGAGCGTCCGCCGGTGGCGTTCCTTGATTCGCTGGAACGACGCTTCCAGTTCAAGGTGCCGCGCCACAACGGCCACAACGTGGTCGAGGCGATCCATGCGATGGCCGAAGGTCGCGCCAAAGTCTTCATCGGTCTGGGCGGCAACTTCGCCCAAGCCACGCCGGACAGTCCGCGCACGTTCGAAGCGCTGAGCAATTGCGACCTCACCGTGCAGATCAGCACCAAGCTCAACCGCAGCCACCTCGCTCACGGTAAAGACGCGCTGATCCTGCCGTGCCTCGGTCGTACCGACATCGACATCCAGACCGAAGGCCCGCAAGCGGTCACCGTGGAAGACTCGTTCAGCATGGTGCACGCCTCTAACGGTCAGTTGCAGCCGCTGTCGAACCAGATGCGCTCCGAGCCGTCGATCATCGCCGGTATCGCTGCCGCCACGCTGGGCAGCAAACCGGTGGACTGGAACTGGCTGGTGGCCGATTACGGGCGCATCCGCGAACTGATCGCCGACACCATTCCCAACTTCAAAGAATTCAACGAGAAGATCAAAAACCCGGGCGGTTTCTACCTCGGCAACAGCGCCGGCGCACGCAAGTGGAACACGCCATCGGGCCGGGCCAATTTCCGCGCCAATATGCTGCCGAAAGATCTTGTGCACGAGCGCACCCGCGCGACCGGACAACTGCCGGACCTGATCCTGCAATCGATGCGCTCCCACGATCAGTACAACACGACGATTTATGGTCTCGACGACCGTTATCGCGGGGTCAAGGGCCAGCGTGATGTGCTGTTCGCCAATGAGGCGGACATCATTCGTCTGGGCTTCCGTCCGGGGCAGAAGGCTGACATTGTTTCGCTGTGGGATGATGGCCGCGAGCGTCGGGTAAAGGGCTTCACGCTGCTGGCATTTGATATTCCGGCGGGACAAGCGGCAGCTTATTACCCGGAAGTGAATCCGCTGGTGCCGCTGGAAAGCACCGGGGATGGCAGCCATACACCGACGTCGAAGTTCATTGCGATTCGGTTGGAAGCGGCGAGTGAGACCGGGTTGATCATGGCCAAATCCGCGTAA